The following are from one region of the Bacillus methanolicus MGA3 genome:
- a CDS encoding DsbA family oxidoreductase, with the protein MKIEIWSDFVCPFCYIGKRRLEQALAQFPYKDQVEIEYKSFELDPNAPKESDKNIHELLAAKYRMSVEQAKRSNEGIKQHAASVGLDFHFDTMKPTNTFDAHRLAKFAKKNGKEAEITEKLLYAYFTESKHIGDHETLADIAEAAGLDRQEALNVLQDKNAYANDVRIDEAIAQQYGIRGVPYFVINQKYAISGAQPMETFVNALQKVWQEESSAPKFQDLSTEAAEDASCVDGNCVIPNRQE; encoded by the coding sequence ATGAAAATTGAAATTTGGTCTGATTTTGTATGTCCGTTTTGTTATATCGGGAAGCGCAGGTTAGAACAGGCGCTGGCTCAATTTCCATATAAAGATCAAGTAGAGATTGAATATAAAAGCTTTGAACTTGATCCGAATGCACCAAAAGAGAGTGATAAAAATATTCACGAATTACTTGCAGCAAAATATAGAATGAGTGTCGAACAAGCAAAACGATCGAATGAAGGTATTAAGCAGCATGCAGCCAGCGTGGGTTTGGATTTTCACTTCGATACGATGAAGCCGACAAATACATTTGATGCCCATCGTTTAGCTAAATTTGCAAAAAAAAATGGAAAAGAAGCTGAAATCACTGAGAAATTGCTTTATGCGTATTTCACAGAATCAAAGCACATTGGTGATCATGAAACACTGGCAGATATCGCAGAAGCAGCCGGATTAGACCGGCAAGAAGCATTAAATGTCCTTCAAGATAAGAATGCTTATGCAAATGATGTACGAATTGACGAAGCAATTGCACAGCAATATGGCATTCGCGGGGTACCGTATTTTGTCATCAATCAAAAATATGCGATCTCAGGTGCACAGCCAATGGAAACATTCGTGAATGCACTTCAAAAAGTATGGCAAGAGGAATCATCTGCACCAAAATTCCAGGATCTTTCAACAGAAGCAGCAGAAGATGCTAGCTGTGTTGATGGAAATTGTGTGATTCCGAATAGACAGGAGTAG
- a CDS encoding class I SAM-dependent methyltransferase, with the protein MSVSYQDALAYYGIDGAHPGGFALTKKMLKNERIHRHTKILDAGCGTGQTSSYLAKTFSCNVYSIDNHPEMIKKATQRITEENLPVKIFKGNIEKLPFSNDSFDYILAESSTAFTNISKTLKEYFRVLKPSGLLLNIDMTAEQRLNRNEKAEIMKFYEMKDILTEEEWIKAMKRAGFKKVEVLKANSVLEELDEYTLEENELSEHIHSTQLDPKIDDVIQRHQKLLISYGEKLGYRVFKAKKIDFLRYA; encoded by the coding sequence GTGAGTGTTTCATATCAAGATGCTTTAGCGTATTACGGAATAGATGGAGCGCACCCTGGCGGATTTGCGCTAACGAAAAAAATGTTGAAAAATGAAAGGATTCATCGTCATACAAAAATTCTTGATGCAGGGTGTGGAACCGGTCAAACATCTTCATATTTGGCAAAAACTTTTTCTTGCAATGTTTACTCCATAGATAATCATCCGGAAATGATCAAGAAAGCAACTCAAAGAATTACCGAAGAAAACCTTCCCGTAAAAATTTTCAAAGGAAATATTGAAAAACTGCCTTTTTCAAACGATTCATTCGACTATATCCTTGCTGAATCATCAACTGCCTTTACGAATATCTCGAAAACATTAAAGGAATATTTTCGAGTACTTAAGCCGAGCGGGTTGTTGCTAAATATTGATATGACTGCTGAACAAAGATTAAACAGAAATGAAAAAGCAGAAATTATGAAGTTTTATGAAATGAAAGATATATTGACTGAAGAAGAATGGATAAAGGCAATGAAACGGGCAGGCTTCAAAAAAGTGGAAGTACTAAAAGCGAATTCCGTTCTGGAGGAATTAGACGAATATACATTAGAGGAAAACGAATTATCTGAACATATTCACTCCACTCAATTGGATCCAAAAATCGACGATGTCATTCAAAGACATCAAAAATTATTAATCTCTTATGGAGAAAAATTGGGGTATCGTGTTTTCAAGGCAAAAAAAATTGATTTTCTCCGTTATGCCTGA
- a CDS encoding amino acid permease gives MSNKKWGLLILTTFVIGNMVGGGIFMLPANLAQVSSPLGSTLAWGVTGLGVFMIALVFGNLAIRRPDLKAGPQSYAQAMFSSPKAGKIAGYSMAWGYWSANWAATASVIITFAGYLSTFFPIMQSVKPLFAIGSFQLELGKTITFLVCTVMLWGIQWILTQNFHYAGKMNLVATVAKVLGFALFIALTIFIFDAANLGNGKEFVDSSGNHVLLGGQINAAAIATLWAFIGIESAVMLSNRAKSQSDVRKATIIGLVVSIMIYVGITLLTMGALTQDQLRESQKPLVDALEAVIGSNGAAIMALLALISLFGSTVGWIVVSSEVPYQAAKVQLFPAFFAKTNKKGSPVNSLTLTNIMTQLFLFSTVSRTIAEAYDFAIVVATLAYLIPYLVSTIYQLKIVIKGETYDKIKGSRKVDGVVTILAFLYSLWVIKTGTGDMKTFLLGIGLFIFGLLLYPFIMKSTLKVREKVKQPNHA, from the coding sequence ATGAGTAACAAAAAGTGGGGGTTATTGATCCTGACAACATTTGTCATAGGAAATATGGTAGGCGGTGGAATATTTATGCTGCCTGCTAATTTAGCGCAAGTCTCAAGCCCGCTGGGTTCTACTCTTGCGTGGGGAGTTACCGGGTTAGGTGTGTTTATGATCGCTCTTGTATTCGGAAATTTAGCTATCAGAAGACCGGATTTGAAGGCAGGGCCTCAGAGTTATGCTCAAGCAATGTTTTCATCGCCAAAAGCAGGAAAAATTGCAGGATATAGTATGGCTTGGGGATACTGGTCTGCTAACTGGGCTGCAACAGCTTCAGTGATTATCACATTTGCTGGATATTTATCAACCTTTTTTCCGATTATGCAGAGCGTGAAACCATTGTTCGCGATCGGTTCATTTCAGTTAGAGTTAGGGAAAACGATCACGTTCCTTGTTTGCACGGTGATGCTATGGGGAATTCAATGGATTCTCACGCAAAACTTTCATTATGCGGGAAAAATGAATCTTGTTGCGACAGTCGCAAAAGTACTTGGATTTGCTTTATTTATAGCTTTGACAATTTTTATATTTGACGCAGCAAATCTTGGAAACGGGAAAGAGTTTGTTGATTCATCCGGAAATCATGTTTTATTAGGCGGTCAAATAAATGCAGCCGCGATTGCTACCCTTTGGGCTTTTATTGGTATCGAATCAGCTGTGATGCTGTCAAACCGCGCAAAATCTCAAAGTGATGTAAGGAAAGCAACCATTATTGGGTTAGTGGTCTCTATTATGATTTATGTTGGAATCACTTTATTAACTATGGGAGCATTAACGCAAGATCAGCTTAGAGAATCTCAAAAACCTTTAGTGGATGCCTTAGAGGCTGTTATTGGAAGCAACGGTGCAGCCATTATGGCACTACTTGCCCTTATTTCTCTTTTCGGATCAACAGTAGGATGGATCGTTGTGAGTTCAGAGGTTCCATACCAGGCAGCAAAGGTACAATTATTTCCTGCATTTTTCGCGAAGACCAATAAAAAAGGAAGCCCTGTAAATTCTCTGACACTAACAAACATCATGACTCAACTCTTCCTTTTTTCAACGGTTTCCCGAACAATAGCAGAAGCATATGATTTCGCGATTGTCGTTGCTACATTAGCCTATTTAATTCCATATCTTGTATCGACCATCTACCAATTAAAAATCGTTATAAAAGGTGAAACATACGATAAAATAAAGGGTTCCAGAAAAGTTGATGGAGTGGTAACGATTCTGGCTTTCCTTTATTCTCTATGGGTTATTAAAACTGGAACCGGTGACATGAAAACCTTTTTACTAGGGATTGGTTTGTTTATTTTTGGCTTGCTGCTATATCCATTCATCATGAAATCCACACTGAAAGTACGTGAAAAAGTAAAGCAGCCTAATCATGCTTGA
- a CDS encoding amino acid permease — translation MEKNQQELKKGLLPRHVQLIALGGMIGTGIFKGSSDTLNIAGPSVIFAYLLGGLLLFIVMASLAEMAIVYPELNVQNLIYKAFGFRVSFIVGWLYWINWIIVTIVEILAAGSFLKFWFSDAPLWLLSFLCAVVIVGINLFQVKYYGELEFWFAGIKILALIAFIILGFFILLGILPSSIQDPLSNYTTNGGFFPHGIGGILSAFLVVMFSYGGAELIGVAVKETKDAKQVLPKVIKGVVWRVILFYILPILIICGLMPWNKVSGEDSPFVQVFSITGLPGAAHIMNFVLLTAVLSAANSGMYATSRTLYSMAQSGEAPKRLLKITKQGVPINGIIITGTFLLIGVFLAYMTPDQVISYLMSIPGFTVMLIWTSICFAQLKLRSQYKEKPFFQIKWFPYTTIFAIVSLLIIFISFIFNKENIIGTTVCFFILLIVTTLSFITRNRKLS, via the coding sequence ATGGAAAAAAATCAACAAGAGTTAAAGAAAGGTTTATTACCTAGACACGTACAGTTAATAGCTTTAGGCGGCATGATTGGAACGGGGATTTTTAAAGGAAGTTCAGATACGTTAAATATAGCGGGGCCGAGTGTCATTTTTGCCTATCTTTTAGGCGGACTGTTATTATTTATCGTCATGGCGTCGTTGGCTGAGATGGCGATTGTTTATCCTGAGTTGAATGTTCAGAATCTGATCTATAAAGCTTTCGGTTTTCGCGTATCCTTTATTGTTGGATGGCTTTATTGGATCAATTGGATTATTGTAACCATTGTCGAAATTTTAGCTGCAGGAAGTTTCTTAAAATTTTGGTTTTCGGATGCCCCGTTATGGCTGCTAAGTTTCCTTTGTGCAGTTGTGATTGTGGGGATTAATTTATTTCAAGTGAAGTATTATGGCGAGCTAGAGTTTTGGTTTGCAGGAATAAAAATATTGGCATTAATCGCCTTTATTATTTTAGGATTTTTTATTTTATTAGGAATACTCCCTAGTTCGATTCAAGATCCTTTATCTAATTACACTACAAATGGCGGGTTCTTTCCTCATGGAATTGGTGGTATTTTGAGTGCTTTTTTAGTCGTAATGTTTTCATATGGCGGTGCCGAATTGATTGGTGTAGCTGTTAAAGAAACGAAAGATGCAAAACAAGTATTACCGAAAGTGATAAAAGGGGTCGTTTGGAGAGTCATCCTTTTTTATATTCTTCCTATTCTTATTATTTGCGGCTTAATGCCTTGGAATAAAGTTTCAGGTGAAGATAGTCCATTTGTACAGGTGTTCAGCATAACAGGACTTCCAGGAGCTGCTCATATTATGAATTTTGTCCTTTTAACAGCTGTATTATCAGCAGCAAACTCTGGTATGTATGCTACCTCAAGAACGTTATATTCTATGGCTCAAAGCGGCGAGGCCCCGAAAAGATTATTAAAAATTACGAAGCAAGGAGTACCGATCAATGGCATTATAATTACTGGAACTTTTCTATTAATTGGCGTGTTTTTGGCATATATGACTCCTGATCAAGTGATCAGTTATCTTATGTCCATACCTGGTTTTACCGTGATGTTAATTTGGACAAGTATTTGTTTCGCTCAATTAAAACTCCGTTCCCAATATAAAGAGAAACCATTCTTCCAGATAAAATGGTTCCCATACACAACAATATTTGCCATTGTTTCTTTATTGATTATCTTCATCTCTTTTATTTTCAATAAAGAAAATATTATCGGCACAACAGTTTGCTTTTTCATATTATTGATAGTGACAACACTCTCTTTCATTACAAGAAACAGAAAACTTTCTTGA
- a CDS encoding helix-turn-helix domain-containing protein: MIVHKAYKFRIYPNKKQMELINKTIGCSRFVFNFFQAKQKAKDAYWHICEEMVQNVSFQRLIGRVNTSTRKKPYVYKSSGK; encoded by the coding sequence ATGATCGTTCACAAAGCCTATAAATTTCGTATCTATCCAAACAAAAAACAAATGGAACTCATTAACAAAACGATTGGCTGTTCAAGGTTCGTTTTTAACTTCTTTCAAGCTAAGCAGAAAGCAAAGGACGCTTACTGGCATATTTGCGAAGAAATGGTTCAAAATGTAAGCTTCCAAAGATTAATTGGAAGGGTGAATACTTCAACAAGAAAGAAACCATATGTTTATAAATCTTCTGGTAAATGA
- a CDS encoding iron chaperone, producing MEVFAKYLAGIDNPDHRARTEEILAWVGNKFPNLEPQIKWNTPMFTDHGTFIIGFSTAKHHLSVSPEEVGIAHFADEIAQAGYSATKGLFRIPWNEPVNYELLEKMIEFNIQDKAEYTNFWRK from the coding sequence ATGGAAGTTTTTGCGAAATATTTAGCAGGTATCGATAACCCGGACCACCGCGCCCGAACAGAGGAAATTTTGGCGTGGGTTGGTAATAAATTCCCAAATTTGGAACCGCAAATCAAGTGGAATACGCCAATGTTTACCGATCACGGCACATTTATCATCGGCTTTTCCACAGCGAAGCATCATTTGAGCGTTTCACCCGAAGAAGTAGGCATTGCGCACTTTGCCGATGAAATCGCCCAAGCTGGCTACAGCGCTACCAAAGGCTTGTTTCGAATTCCGTGGAATGAGCCGGTAAATTACGAATTACTTGAGAAAATGATTGAATTTAATATTCAGGATAAAGCAGAATATACGAATTTTTGGCGGAAATAA
- a CDS encoding iron chaperone: protein MEVFAKYLAGIDNPDHRNRTEEIFAWVANKFPNLEPQIKWNKPTFTDHGTYIIMFAAAKNHLSILPEEKTMVHFADEIAQAGYSASSRLFRIQWTEPVNYELLEKIIEFNIKDKADNSKFWRQ from the coding sequence ATGGAAGTTTTTGCAAAATATTTAGCAGGTATCGATAACCCCGACCACCGCAACCGAACTGAGGAAATTTTTGCGTGGGTTGCTAATAAATTCCCAAATTTGGAACCGCAAATCAAGTGGAACAAACCCACGTTTACCGATCACGGCACATACATCATTATGTTTGCCGCAGCAAAGAATCATTTGAGCATTTTACCCGAAGAAAAGACAATGGTGCATTTTGCCGATGAAATCGCCCAAGCTGGCTACAGCGCTTCCTCACGCTTGTTCCGAATTCAATGGACTGAACCAGTTAATTACGAATTGCTAGAGAAGATAATTGAATTTAATATCAAGGATAAGGCTGATAATTCGAAATTTTGGCGGCAATAG
- a CDS encoding cation:proton antiporter translates to MFLLQLAIILFASKIAGDISVRLGQPSVLGKLLIGIILGPSVLGLVANTDTLTQFSQIGVILLMFLAGLETDIDELKRTGKASVFVGVSGIIVPLFLGFLSGIMLNFTPIQSWFLGLLLSATSVSISVQALKEINQLKSREGATILGAAVIDDVLVIVALAFLMSLTGGDINIGTVVLKKMLFFAAAILIGWKVVPKFLKKFATIKVTEPVISSAFIICFVYAYLAEHTGVAAMIGSYIAGVAIRLTDYKQEVFEKVETISYSIFVPVFFTSIGISAQFKGIFENFRLIVLLSIVAILTKLIGASIGAKISGFSWNRSFGIGAAMVSRGEVALIIASIGLKTKLLSQDMFAVIIIVILVTTIVTPPMIKWIFNRKMQTGCGNV, encoded by the coding sequence ATGTTCTTACTTCAATTAGCGATTATATTATTTGCATCCAAAATTGCAGGGGACATTAGCGTAAGATTAGGGCAGCCTTCCGTTCTTGGCAAACTCCTGATTGGAATTATTTTGGGACCATCTGTTTTAGGATTAGTGGCTAATACAGATACACTAACACAGTTCAGTCAAATTGGTGTAATCTTGCTTATGTTTCTTGCTGGATTAGAAACAGATATAGATGAGTTAAAACGAACGGGAAAAGCTTCCGTATTTGTAGGTGTCAGCGGAATTATTGTTCCTCTTTTTTTAGGATTTTTGTCTGGAATTATGCTAAATTTTACACCTATACAATCCTGGTTTTTGGGGCTATTGCTTTCAGCTACCAGTGTAAGCATCTCTGTTCAAGCTCTTAAAGAAATCAATCAATTAAAATCTCGTGAAGGAGCAACTATTTTAGGAGCAGCCGTTATTGATGATGTATTAGTTATTGTTGCTTTAGCGTTTTTAATGAGTCTTACTGGCGGAGATATCAACATAGGGACGGTTGTCTTAAAGAAGATGCTCTTTTTCGCGGCAGCTATCCTTATTGGATGGAAAGTCGTTCCTAAGTTTTTGAAAAAATTTGCAACGATAAAAGTTACGGAACCTGTCATTTCGTCAGCTTTCATTATCTGTTTTGTTTATGCGTACTTGGCAGAACACACAGGGGTTGCCGCGATGATCGGATCTTATATAGCGGGAGTTGCGATTCGTTTAACGGATTACAAACAGGAAGTGTTCGAAAAAGTGGAGACCATTAGTTATTCTATTTTTGTCCCAGTATTCTTTACATCCATTGGGATTTCTGCTCAATTTAAGGGTATTTTTGAAAATTTTAGGCTGATCGTTCTATTAAGTATCGTAGCGATTCTTACAAAGTTAATCGGTGCATCAATCGGTGCAAAAATATCCGGATTCTCTTGGAATCGTTCGTTCGGGATAGGCGCAGCAATGGTGTCCCGTGGTGAAGTAGCATTAATTATCGCTTCTATTGGTTTAAAAACCAAACTATTAAGTCAAGATATGTTTGCGGTAATTATTATCGTGATACTCGTTACAACCATTGTCACGCCTCCAATGATAAAGTGGATTTTTAATCGAAAAATGCAAACAGGGTGTGGCAACGTATAG